Proteins from a genomic interval of Calypte anna isolate BGI_N300 chromosome 6, bCalAnn1_v1.p, whole genome shotgun sequence:
- the LOC103537679 gene encoding cytochrome P450 2C19 — MELLGAALLLLCITCLLSFASWRRRSGKGKMPPGPTPLPILGNLLQVKPKDLSKTLEKLSEKYGPVFTVHMGSDPVVVLHGHSAVREALIERADEFAVRGHMPIGDRANNGLGIIFSNNTEWVQARKFAVSTLRNFGMGKRSMEERILEEAEHLLDEINKTKGEAFDPTYILSCAVSNIICSIVFGKRYDYKDKNFLSLMGSMDIIFEKMNSIWGQLYQMFPNIMYYLPGPHNNMFDQFDALKAFVYEEMKLHQASLDPSSPQDFLDCYLCKMQEEKDNPSSSFHMKNLITTTFDLFLGGTETTSTTIRYGLLLLIKYPKIQEKVQEEIDQVVGRSRRPCLADRPQMPYTDAVVHEIQRFIKLIPLSVPHSVDKDTCFREYVIPKGTTIFPVLSSVLHDEKEFPNPDEFCPEHFLNKNGTFRKSEFFIPFSAGKRICPGEGLARMEIFLLIAAILQNYTLKAVINPQELSITPTLSGIGNIPPAFQLCALPR; from the exons ATGgagctcctgggagctgctctgctcctgctctgcatcacTTGCCTGCTCTCCTTCGCATCATGGAGAAGGAGGTCTGGGAAGGGGAAGATGCCTCCAGGACCAACTCCCCTTCCCATCCTAGGTAACCTCCTGCAGGTGAAGCCAAAGGACTTATCCAAAACCCTGGAGAAG CTCAGTGAGAAGTATGGCCCCGTGTTCACAGTGCACATGGGCTCTGACCCCGTGGTGGTGTTGCACGGACACTCTGCTGTCAGGGAAGCCTTGATCGAGCGTGCCGATGAGTTTGCTGTCCGAGGACACATGCCAATAGGAGACAGGGCCAACAACGGGCTGG GGATCATTTTCAGCAACAACACGGAGTGGGTCCAGGCCAGGAAGTTTGCTGTCAGCACCCTGCGCAACTTtgggatggggaagaggagcATGGAGGAGAGGATCCTGGAGGAAGCTGAGCACTTGCTGGATGAGATCAACAAAACAAAGG GAGAAGCTTTTGACCCAACCTACATCCTGAGCTGTGCTGTCTCCAACATCATCTGCTCCATTGTCTTTGGGAAGCGATACGACTACAAAGACAAGAACTTCCTCTCCCTGATGGGCAGCATGGATATCATCTTTGAGAAGATGAACTCCATCTGGGGACAG ctCTACCAGATGTTCCCAAACATCATGTATTACCTGCCTGGCCCACACAACAACATGTTTGATCAGTTTGATGCTCTAAAAGCCTTTGTGTACGAGGAGATGAAGCTCCACCAAGCCTCCCTGGATCCCAGCTCCCCTCAGGATTTCTTAGACTGCTACCTCTGCAAGATGCAGGAG GAGAAAGACAATCCCAGTTCCAGCTTCCACATGAAGAACCTGATAACCACAACCTTTGACTTGTTCCTTGGTGGCACTGAGACAACCAGCACCACCATAAGATATGGCCTTCTGCTGCTTATCAAATACCCCAAGATCCAAG AGAAAGTCCAAGAAGAGATTGACCAGGTGGTGGGGAGGTCCCGGAGACCTTGTTTGGCTGACAGGCCCCAGATGCCCTACACGGATGCAGTGGTCCATGAAATCCAGAGGTTCATCAAGCTCATCCCCCTGAGTGTCCCTCATTCTGTGGACAAAGACACCTGCTTCAGGGAATATGTCATCCCCAAG GGCACCACAATCTTTCCTGTCCTCAGCTCTGTCCTCCACGATGAAAAAGAGTTTCCAAACCCAGATGAGTTCTGCCCTGAACACTTCTTGAACAAGAATGGCACCTTTAGGAAGAGTGAGTTCTTCATCCCCTTCTCAGCAG GGAAGAGAATTTGCCCTGGCGAGGGCCTGGCACGCATGGAGATATTCCTGCTGATAGCTGCCATCTTGCAGAACTACACCTTGAAGGCTGTCATCAACCCCCAGGAGCTCAGCATAACCCCAACCCTGAGTGGCATAGGGAAtatccctcctgccttccagctctgtgctctgcctcGCTGA